The Oceanidesulfovibrio indonesiensis genomic interval CGAAACGAAATCCGACCAGGCCACCACACAGGCGCCGGCTGAACAACCGGCGGAGCAAGGCGGCACGCCCACCGGCGAGTTCATTGCGGCGAGCAAGATACCCCGTGACAGCGAGTTGCTGGCCACGCCGTGGCCGGACATCGAGAACGCCGCGCAGGGCAAGAACGTGCGGCTCTATATGTACGGCGGATTCGCCCACACCAACAAATGGGTGGACGGATGGGTAGCCGAACAGGTGAAGGAACGCTACGGCATCACCCTGGAGCGCGTGCCCATGGACGCCAGCGTGTTCATCAACAAGCTCCTCACCGAGAAGTCCGCCGGCCAAAATGAAGGATTCATCGACCTCCTGTGGATCAACGGCGAGAACTTCAAGAACGCCATGGAGGCCGACCTGCTTTTCGGTCCGTACGCCGACCTGTGCCCCAACTTTATTGCGCACGTGGACAAGGACATGGCGGCGACTGATTTCGGCTACCCCACCCAGGGTTTTGAGACGCCCTACGGCAAGGCGCAGTTCGTGTTCGAGTACGACGCCGCCAGAGTGGACGATCCGCCCCGCTCCTTTGCCGAACTGGCCGAGTGGGCCGCCGCCAATCCCGGCATGTTCACCTACCCGCGCCCACCGGACTTCACGGGCTCTGCCTTCATCCGCCAGGCCTTCTATGCGACGACGGGAGGGCATGCGCAGTACATGGACGGGTTCGATCAGGAGCTGTTTCAGGAGAACGCCCCGGCCTTGTGGAATTACCTGAACGCACTTGAAAAAAATCTCTGGGAGAAGGGCAACGCCTATCCAAAGGACAGCGCCATCCTGGACACCCTGTTCGCGCGGGGAGAGGTGCTGCTGAACATGAGCTATCACCCCATGCACGCTCAGTCCAAGATTCTGGACGGCACATACCCGGAGACCGTGCGCACCTTCGTTATGGAGGAAGGCTCCATCTTCAACCTGCATTTCACGGCTATCCCCTTCAATGCGCCGAACAAAGCCGCCGCCATGGTCGTGGCGAACTTCCTCATGTCGCCGGAGGCGCAGCTCTCCAAGTTCGACCCGCAGAACTGGGGGGACTACCCGGCAATCGACCTGAGCACTCTTCCCGGAGAATGGCGCGCCAGGTTCGAAGCCGTGGATCTGGGCGAACCCACCCTGGGGCCGGATGTTCTGGAAGAGCACGCCGTGCCCGAGATTCCGGCGCAATATGTGGAGGCGTTGGAAAACGGCTGGGAGGACAACGTCCTGCACCAGTAGGCAGGGTCGAGACCACCGTATGGCCGCCGGCTCCCGCAACCACCTCTCCCTCGGCCAGGCTCTGCTGCGGCTCTCGCCGCTGGCGCTGCCGTGCGTGGCGCTTTTCGGCGGCGGCCTCGCCCTGGCCGTGGCCCAATCCTTCGGCGTCGCGCTGCCCTTTCCTTACGAGGGCGGCGCGACCGACGCCTATGCGAGGCTGACCCGTCCGCACCTGGCCGGCTCCATCCTGCTTTCACTATGGGTCGCCCTGGCCTCGGCAGGGCTCTCGGTCATGCTCGGTTCGGTGCTCGCCTACGCTATATGGCGGCTGCCGTCTTTCCTGC includes:
- a CDS encoding ABC transporter substrate-binding protein, which gives rise to MTHPISASRILIIALMVACLWLAGCSDEPATTETKSDQATTQAPAEQPAEQGGTPTGEFIAASKIPRDSELLATPWPDIENAAQGKNVRLYMYGGFAHTNKWVDGWVAEQVKERYGITLERVPMDASVFINKLLTEKSAGQNEGFIDLLWINGENFKNAMEADLLFGPYADLCPNFIAHVDKDMAATDFGYPTQGFETPYGKAQFVFEYDAARVDDPPRSFAELAEWAAANPGMFTYPRPPDFTGSAFIRQAFYATTGGHAQYMDGFDQELFQENAPALWNYLNALEKNLWEKGNAYPKDSAILDTLFARGEVLLNMSYHPMHAQSKILDGTYPETVRTFVMEEGSIFNLHFTAIPFNAPNKAAAMVVANFLMSPEAQLSKFDPQNWGDYPAIDLSTLPGEWRARFEAVDLGEPTLGPDVLEEHAVPEIPAQYVEALENGWEDNVLHQ